In Burkholderia sp. NRF60-BP8, a single window of DNA contains:
- the hflC gene encoding protease modulator HflC, producing MNRIIALVVAIVIVAFAASSTVLTVDPRHTAVLSGRDGTQPELAGPGVHFKLPPPLQTATLIDTRLQSLESSDPLQLATEDKHDLLVAYAVKYRISDPMKYFTATGGDPAAASERLSGTLKSALGDAFGKRALDDALGGQRAIADAARDAAKASAAGFGVDVVDVQLTRVDLPAAQTDAVYQRMIGALRDQAAQVRAQGAADVEQIKADAEREQQAVLANAYKSAQAIKGEGDAKAATIAADAFGRDPQFYQFYASLQAYRNTFKRNDIIVVDPDSEFFRFMRSPTGGAAPAAPAPRKH from the coding sequence ATGAACCGAATCATTGCGCTCGTCGTCGCAATCGTGATCGTTGCCTTCGCGGCGTCGTCGACGGTCCTCACCGTCGATCCGCGCCATACGGCCGTGCTGTCGGGCCGCGACGGCACGCAGCCGGAACTCGCGGGCCCCGGCGTCCATTTCAAGCTGCCGCCGCCGCTGCAGACGGCGACGCTGATCGACACGCGCCTGCAATCGCTCGAGTCGTCCGATCCGCTGCAACTGGCAACCGAAGACAAGCACGACCTGCTCGTCGCGTATGCGGTGAAGTACCGGATCAGCGATCCGATGAAATATTTCACCGCGACGGGCGGCGACCCGGCGGCGGCGAGCGAACGACTGTCCGGCACGCTGAAGAGCGCGCTCGGCGATGCATTCGGCAAGCGCGCGCTCGACGACGCCCTCGGCGGCCAGCGCGCGATCGCGGATGCGGCCCGCGATGCGGCGAAGGCGAGCGCGGCCGGTTTCGGCGTCGACGTGGTCGACGTCCAGCTCACGCGTGTCGATCTGCCGGCCGCGCAGACGGACGCCGTCTATCAACGGATGATCGGCGCGTTGCGCGATCAGGCGGCCCAGGTGCGTGCGCAAGGCGCGGCCGACGTCGAGCAGATCAAGGCCGATGCCGAACGCGAGCAGCAGGCCGTGCTCGCGAACGCGTACAAGTCCGCGCAGGCGATCAAGGGCGAGGGCGACGCGAAGGCCGCGACGATCGCCGCCGATGCGTTCGGCCGCGATCCGCAGTTCTATCAGTTCTACGCGAGCCTGCAGGCCTACCGGAATACGTTCAAGCGCAACGACATCATCGTCGTCGATCCCGACAGCGAGTTCTTCCGCTTCATGCGCAGCCCGACGGGCGGCGCGGCACCGGCGGCGCCTGCTCCCCGCAAACATTGA
- the hflK gene encoding FtsH protease activity modulator HflK, whose translation MNEYNERSTWRRMRALLSINDPRWGRGEGNGKDGSRPRANESKRPPGGDGDGPPDLDEMWRNFNRRLSGLFGGKGGNGFRPDNGRAARVGVGIVIGVLVAIYAGSGLFVVQEGQTGVVLQLGKVSGTVGQGVHWRAPYPFASHEIVDTSQVRSIEIGRNNVVRLANVKEAAMLTRDADIVDVRFIVQYRIRSATDYLFRSVDPERSVSQAAQAAVRAIVGTRSAADMLNQDRDALREQLSSAIQRDLDRYQSGLEVTAVTMQSVAAPEQTQAAYAEVAKARDEREAAKRAAQAYASDLLPKAQGDAAKLVDEAKAYADRVVTEAEGDADRFKQVYAQYSKAPAVIRERMYLETMQEIYSNATKVFVGNKGGNSVVYLPLDKLVERGRQNAATSAGASAAEAASAPAATAPSAAAAVPASAASAAAASGVDVLRSRDAFRSRSREDDTK comes from the coding sequence GTGAACGAATACAACGAGCGGAGTACCTGGCGGCGGATGCGCGCCTTGCTGTCGATCAACGATCCCCGCTGGGGACGCGGCGAAGGCAATGGCAAGGACGGATCCCGCCCCCGCGCGAACGAATCGAAGCGTCCGCCAGGCGGCGACGGCGACGGGCCGCCCGATCTCGACGAGATGTGGCGCAATTTCAACCGGCGCCTGAGCGGCCTGTTCGGCGGCAAGGGCGGCAACGGCTTCCGTCCCGACAACGGCCGGGCCGCACGAGTCGGCGTCGGCATCGTGATCGGCGTGCTGGTCGCGATTTATGCGGGCAGCGGGCTGTTCGTCGTACAGGAAGGTCAGACGGGCGTCGTGCTGCAACTCGGCAAGGTGTCGGGCACGGTCGGCCAGGGCGTGCACTGGCGCGCGCCGTATCCGTTCGCGTCGCACGAGATCGTCGACACGTCGCAGGTCCGCTCGATCGAGATCGGCCGCAATAACGTCGTGCGCCTCGCGAACGTCAAGGAAGCCGCGATGCTGACGCGCGATGCCGACATCGTCGACGTGCGCTTCATCGTCCAGTACCGGATCCGTTCCGCCACCGATTACCTGTTCCGCAGCGTCGATCCCGAGCGCAGCGTGTCGCAGGCCGCGCAGGCCGCGGTGCGCGCGATCGTCGGCACGCGCAGCGCGGCCGACATGCTGAACCAGGACCGCGATGCGCTGCGCGAGCAGCTTTCGAGCGCGATCCAGCGCGATCTCGACCGCTACCAGTCGGGGCTCGAGGTGACGGCCGTCACGATGCAGAGCGTCGCGGCGCCCGAGCAGACCCAGGCCGCCTACGCCGAAGTCGCGAAGGCGCGCGACGAGCGCGAGGCCGCGAAGCGCGCCGCGCAGGCGTATGCGAGCGACCTGCTGCCGAAGGCGCAGGGCGATGCGGCGAAGCTCGTCGACGAAGCGAAGGCATATGCCGATCGCGTGGTCACGGAAGCCGAGGGCGACGCGGACCGCTTCAAGCAGGTCTACGCGCAGTACTCGAAGGCGCCCGCGGTCATTCGCGAGCGCATGTACCTCGAGACGATGCAGGAAATCTATTCGAACGCGACGAAGGTGTTCGTCGGCAACAAGGGCGGTAACAGCGTCGTGTACCTGCCGCTCGACAAGCTCGTCGAGCGGGGCCGGCAAAACGCCGCGACGTCGGCCGGCGCGTCCGCCGCCGAGGCGGCGTCGGCACCGGCGGCCACGGCGCCGTCGGCGGCTGCAGCCGTGCCGGCGAGCGCCGCATCGGCCGCCGCCGCGTCAGGTGTCGACGTGTTGCGATCGCGCGACGCGTTTCGCAGCCGGTCGCGTGAAGACGATACGAAGTAA